The genomic interval TACTATTGTAGGAGGAGAAAACACCACTAGATCTAGCACCACCAAACTTGAGACGGACACTACAGAAACACAGTGAACAAGTACAGATCATACCTACAGACAGATGAATTCCTGAATATTCTGTTTCTGCTCTCTTAACATAACACAAGACTCTgttataaaaaacaacattttcttgagGAGGAAGTTATCAGTTTAGGAATTCAACAAAATAATGATTTAGGTCAGAAATTTGATGGACACATTCCTATCAAAACAGTTGAATGGAAACTGAAAGCATAATATTTGTGCATTTATAATACACACAATACTTTTTGACCATAAAGCTGCTGGTGTATGTTATGTACTGAAATACAAGTCATTTTTGACAACATCATGATCAATCTGAGATGGTCCGGAATAGCATATTACCACATTTATACTGGATAGCCACCAATAAACCCACATAATCTTCAACTTGCACATTAAAATCTTCATTGAAGGATTAAATTTCTACTTGAAGATCTTGTGTTAATTGCATAgtgtttcattttgttatttttgtcatttaaaatcATCTTTTTCATTAATAAAGTGTTCTTCATGTTTCATCAGTTTAGTCTCGGTACCATTTACCACAACACACACAACCTTCAAACAAGAGAAAGTCTGTAAAACTTTGTGCAGATGGCTTCAGTAACTCTTGACCAATAGCTATTGCACTGCATAGGATGTTTATCTGCACTTTGTAGATATACCTGTCATTGTGGGGGTAGAAACAGTCGCTGTTACCAGTCACCTGAAAAACTGTTTATGCTCGCCAAGTTCAGGTGTGAGCCCACAGGCATCTAACTTCGTAAACTGGCTATTGTGGTCAATGAATGTGCTGTCAGTAGATCAGATATCAAGGTTATACTGTTCCTTGTCTTAAAAATTGTTTCCCTTTAATATAGAATACCTTGACTTAGACATATGAAACTTGATGTGGCATTGTTGTGGGTTAAGTGGGTAAAGGTCAGTGATATGAAGTTCTAAAAAGTAACTTCATGTGACAGTTTACGCAGTGTGCAAATGACTACTGCTGATTTTTCTGCTTGTCTCATTGTAAGCTTTTAAAGCAAAATTCGAATAGGCTTTAAGCTAGAACACATTTTTGGTCTAGCACTTTTATGTCGTGCAACTGATTCCTAAAAAAGTTTAGCAAGTCTATGTTTCTCTCAGAAAACAGCGAATGATGTCCATGTGTTGACTATCTTTCCTGCTTTTGCAATAACAACCTTTTTAACCGATCTacattttattatgtctcccccaggagacatattgtttttgccctgtccgtccgtccgtcagtccgtccgtacgtcacacttcatttcgagcaataactggagaaccatttgacctacaaccttcaaacttcatatggttgtagggctgctggagtagacgacccctattgtttttggggtcactccatcaaaggtcaaggtcacaggggcctgaacattgaaaaccatttccgatcaataactagagaaccacttgacccagaatgttgaaacttcataggatgattggtcatgaagagtagatgacccctattgattttggggtcactccgtcaaaggtcaaggtcacaggggcctgaacattgaaaaccatttctgatcaataactagagaaccacttgacccagaatgttgaaacttcataggatgattggtcatgaagagtagatgacccctattgattttggggtcactccatcaaaggtcaaggtcacaggggcctgaacattgaaaaccatttccgatcaataactagagaaccacttgacccagaatgttgaaacttcataggatgattggtcatgaagagtagatgacccctattgattttggggtcactccgtcaaaggtcaaggtcacaggggcctgaacattgaaaaccatttccaaacaataactagagaaccacttgacccagaatgttgaaacttcataggatgattggtcatgaagagtagatgacccctattgattttggggtcactccatcaaaggtcaaggtcacaggggcctgaacattgaaaaccatttctgatcaataactagagaaccacttgacccagaatgttgaaacttcataggatgattggtcatgaagagtagatgacccctattgattttggggtctctccgtcaaaggtcaaggtcacaggggcctgaacattgaaaaccatttccaatcaataactagagaaccacttgacccagaatgttgaaacttcataggatgattggtcatgaagagtagatgacccctattgattttagggtcactccgtcaaaggtcaaggtcacaggggcctgaacattgaaaaccatttccgatcaataactagagaaccacttgacccagaatgttgaaacttcataggatgattggtcatgaagagtagatgacccctattgattttggggtcactccgtcaaaggtcaaggtcacaggggcctgaacattgaaaaccatttccaatcaataactagagaaccacttgacccagagtgttgaaacttcataggatgattgtacatgcaaagtagatgacccctatcgattttggggtcactccattaaaggtcaaggtcacaggggcctgaacattgaaaaccatttccggtcagtaacttgagaaccacttgacccagaatgttgaaacttaataggatgattggtcataaagagtagatgacccataacgattttggggtctgtttttggggtcactccgttaaaggtcaaggtcacaggggcctgaacattgataaccagttccgatcaataacttgagaaccacttgacccagactgttgaaacttcataggatgattgaacatgcagagtagatgacccctattgattttggggtcagtctattaaagttcaaggttacagtggcctgttcatgtaaaatcattttttggaaataacttgagaaccacttgacctacaatgttgaaacttaataggatgattggacatgcagagtagatgacccctatttattttgaggtcacttgatcaaaggtcaaggtcacaggagcctgaacagtgacttgagaactactaggcaacaagtgttgaaatttagcgggataactggacatgccaagtagatgatccctattgcagccaaccatcagtgtctctttgactttcgcttctgacccctattgacttcttgcctataggactttgcattgggggagacatgcgcttttttacaaaagtattttctagttattattattataccagatgtaCATTTGaacctgcccacttagctcaatagggagagcgcagatctatagatcgtggggtcatgagtttgatcccctggtggggtgtatgttctccgtaacgattagataaaagacattgtgtctgaaatcattcatcctccacctccgattcatgtggggatgttggcagttacttgcggagaacaggtttgtactggtccAGAAtccaggttaggttaactgttcgccattacataactgaaatactgttgaaaaatggtgttaaacccaaacaaaacagAATCTACATTTGATTTGTTTGTGCACATCAAAAGCTATATATCTGTGTTAGATATTTAGATACAGTACTACTTCCAACCTGTAGGGAGACATGTTTGGCACACTAGTTTATACATACACAGAGGGTGTCTTAGATCTAGCTAAAACCTCTTAAATCAACCCTTGTTGTGGATATACATTTATTGACATTAGAACCTTGGGTCCTTTGAAGATTGAGGACTGGACTATGAATTGATTAGTTATATGAAACTCCTTTGATTCTCTGccttttttttaatcccccgccacgagtggtgggggggttataggaatggtctccgtccatccttccgtaacattttgtgtctgctctgtatctcctaaaccccttgaaggattttcatgaaacttgggtcaaatgatcacctcatcaagacgatgtgcagaacccatgagtcagccatgtcggttcaaggtcaaggtcacaactcaaggtcaaaggtttgagccttccatttcgtgtccgctctgtatctcctaaaccccttgaaggataatcatgaaactttggtcaaatgatcactgcatcgagacgatgtgcagaacccataagtcagccatgtcgactcaaggtcaaggtcacaactcaaggtcaaaggtttgagccttccattttttgtccgctctgtatctcctaaaccccttgaaggataatcatgaaacttgggtcaaatgatcacctcatcaagacgatgtgcaaacccatgagtcagccatgtcggctcaaggtcaaggtcacaactcggggtcaaaggtttgagccacgatgtgcagaactcatgagtcagagTATCCCAgagatataatagggttattgtaACTTTAGCTCGATCTgcgatgctgtatttggctcgagtggatttcGCCAGATCGGATCTCAGGAGGCatgcaagcgccgagtgtgatccaaccttACAAAATCCACTAGagctgaatacaaaatcccagatctagttactgttataatgacccttttattatatacctctacctttgtgtttgctgttttgttattaaacaaaatcttcaatgtttatcaatattaaaatggaactataTAAGTGAAGTTATTATGtgcactatttatagaactgtatcaggtcatgcatattaatgaaagtagtccagatgcatacaatacaaaaggtacaatatggaatttaaaaggtacaatacagatttttttcatgcctgttcatatttaattgtgaaatataaGCCGATTTTTTTACACAATTTATAAAGGTATATAATGAAAAGTCGTTTCTGTTACTTAAGACCCATTTGATGTCAGAGTTAGAAATATGTATTTAAGAACGAGAGCCGTCCAAATGACAGCACACTTTTCCCAGTGCTCgatctgaattagagctttgcaagtaaaaactttataaaactttaaccaaaaaattcaaagtcaaaagggacataactctgtcaagattCAAATCAAAcgtatgaggattgtttctcctggtgtagactttgatagtaaatattttaagtttcaagtcaaaagctttgatagtaacagagatatttaactatTAAAAACTAACCAAagtattctaaattaaaaaggggcacaactctgtcaaaattcagagttatgggaattgtttctccaggtgtagactttgatagtatactaaataaatattttaagtttcaggagtaactagagatatttgactatcaaaaactaactaacaaattctaaattaaaaaggggcataactctgtcaaaattcaatcagagttatggggactgtttctcctggtgtagaccttgatagtaaataaatattttaagtttcaagtcaatagctttgacagtaacagatatttgactttatcaaaaactttaaccaacggtgactatgacgctggggcgagtgcaatagccgTATTTTTCCTTTGAAAAGTCAAACAAAAACGGCAATATATCTGCTACTTGACACCATTTACGATTGCATATAATTAGATTTTGGATACAATTATATATTATAGAAGTTGTAAGTGGAAGAGACAACCTTTCATTTTGGAAAGCTGTAACAAAAGTTCCAGAAAACAGGGcagcatacatgtacatgtatgcccAAAATTTCTCAGAGATCAGAAATTTTTTGGGTGTATTTGCATCAAAGGGTGTAATGTGGCAGTGGTTAGGGTGTTTTGTACAGCTGTGGTGATGGAATATTAAAGCACAAAGAactgaaagcatttttttttgcattcgcCAAATTGTCCCATTGCAACcaacctatattccaagtttaatGTCAGTACCTTTAATAGCTTTGAAGTTGcactccagacaaaataatcaaggagctgcattcaataaatgcttgatgcgcccagtggcatccttgttgatagattttgcaccaaagtccaaaacgaggtcgaggtcaaactgaggtcaggtgatgtttggagatgaggaatggtcacagtttacatctgtattagtatcaattcattcttgtaaggggtattgatgctagacgaaacggtcccatttggttaaacaagagatggcccatataaagcaaccaaagtgcaaaatgaggtcaaggtcaaactgaggtcaggtgatgtctgaagatgaggaatggtcacaggttacatctgcattttatcaatttctgcTCCTGACACAATGCATGACAAATGGATTTGACCTTGATGTggtctttgacctacagacctgctGCATACGCTTTGCACATCATCCCATTGTCACCTGCCTATATACCAAaattgaagtcaataccttgaatgctcttgacatgaaatatgaaataaaacttgacctactgactgtTAAAGCATTCTGCATTGTCTAATTGCCACCTATCTTTGCAAAGTTTAAAGTTAATATCTTGAATGGTTCGCTCTAAAACATGatagaccgacagacagactgatgaATGCATGCACCATGACATAATATGTCCAAGTTTTCAAGAACACACATAAACAAGACCTGTCACAGGAGACtgcatgctcgactatttcgatgccggatagtgaaactgggcacatctgaggaagctggagctgttgctggagtgtttaattactcgaatgtggatgaagatatggCACAATAGCTTgggtctgtgtcaaatgtatttaataataaCAGGGATAgagaaacattaaataagtataaaagggacataattcatggaaaatttctacaaaagtaatgcaccatgacattgtgtcatatcatgtggcttaTAATAgggaacaactatttgaagtttgaatcaaataagtCAGGTAGAgcagaagtgcatcacaacttgaacttGAAGTTCTATGTAAAAAAGGATATAACTCTAGCATTTTGGTGCAAGCATCATGAACATTgtgacatatgatgtgggtgaccaTGTGGAACAAGCattctaagtttgaataaaatccattatGGACCTTCTGTTATATGACAAGGACAatgatgtggaagaactattttaagtctgaatcaaattcattaagtaatatcAAAGTGAAAGTGCACTAACATtagcctgaaattctaagtaacaagggtgcataattcatgatatattggtgcaagagttgtggcccttgtgtcatatgatgtgggtgatgatgtgctacaactattttaagtttgaatcaaatccgtttggtAATAACATATCCTGAGATTCTATTTAAAaggtagagatagtacctaaaattttgaataacgaaaacaattaaaaactttGTTGGTTGCTTATACATAATATTCAAGACTGAGCATATAACTTAAATCTTGATTTGGTCATTTTGAAGCATGTAAGTTTTTTCAGAAACTTCCTATTTAGTTTCAATGTGCctgctcttgcagatagtcctatcTATCAAGCCATTGATGAATACTTAATGCCAAATTATAACTGGATTATTGTGTGAAGAACATTTCTCATAATACAAAAAAGTTGTCAAGTAAAtgcatattcatttattgtataacttcagaaaatgttttaaggctaataaaaaaaattaagatccACTGTTTAAGCTATTTTTATCATATTAGAcatcattacatatataaaaacactaaaaaaaaaccTCTTCAGTATTTACGATGAAATCTGGCATGACAATGATATGACTTATCactaatttttttgaaaatacaccTTTTAACTTGTGTCATACAGGTGTATACATAAATGCAAGATAGGATTTTTTTGTGTCATTGGTTGATCTTTAGTACTATGTctgaaaaagggggcataattcatgaaatattggagccAGAGCTATGAGCCTTGTGTCATATGCTGTGGGTGATGATGtcgaacaattgttttaagtttgaatcaaatcccttttgTAATGACAgagagtgaaaatgcataaaaactaacCTAATACTCTaagaattcatgaaaaattggggtgagagttatggaccttgtgtcatatgatgtggaacaactagtttaagtctgaatcaaatccatttagtaacaactgagatatagtgaacgggcaccaaaactttaacctggaattctgagtaaaaagggggataattcataaaatattgattcaagagttatggcccttgggtcatatgatgtgggtgatgatgaggaaaaactattttaagtttgaagcaaatccatctaATAATtaaagagataaagagaaagtgcattaaaactttaaccaaggtgtggacacTGATGCTGggacgagtaggatagctcttccatatacttcatatagtcaagcCAAAATGGCATATATTCAATTTCTTAAGTAACTTCAGGTAGATAAATATATGACAATCGGTACTATCAGTATTTAAAAGTTTTAGCTATGAGGTAAGAACAGTTTTGGTGAGAAATCTGTAGACaaaatttacagtttttctttcagttttcttgtaAGTACTTCTTCAATTATGACCTTTCATTTCTGGGCACTGATGTGTGTCCATCTTTGATGCCATATTATATATACCATTTTGGACCAGATACTTGCTACAGATTCCCACATAAGGTAAATGACAAAAGCCCTTTAAATTTTCCTTTACAATATAGGGTAAATCTGGACTTCTCCCTATCTAATAAACATACTGTGCTTGCTCATGGCCCAAGCctgtattattttttaattattacaaatTCAAATACTGTTGTACTGTACAGAGCACTTAAATCCTAATACTGTGTGTTTGGACAAATATTATGATGCAACCAAGAAATTACACTTTTATGTAGAAAtattagattttatttataataacatgTAAAACTGAATGTCAAAACATTGAGAACAAGCAGAAAAATGATGgttataaacatattaaaatgttttcttgaaaataagtTAAAAGTAAATTGGAAGGAATgtacaaatatcacattttgGAAACATCTAGCAgtatcaagttttgtgaagatttaTAGCATAGAACAAATTCAATTCTCACAGATATGTAccatattataataaatacattgtactttCCTTACAAAATGTCctagataaatatataattattggaATGTACATTAAAATGCATTCATACGAGTATAAATTTCTTAACACTGCCTTCACTTTGAATCCTTACAAACTGTTAAATCTGGTGATGATAAATCTAGAGCATAATTAATTTCTATTCCACTAGTGTTAAATGTGAAGAAAGCATTCATGCTGTGCTTTCTTTTACTTACAACACTAAACTGCTTTGCATAGCATATACTTCTGCCTTCAAACTCTTTTTAAAGATATCCTTAAATAATTTGTGAAGACCTGAACtagttttgaatttcaaataaataccACAGCAGTGTTTGGCAGAAATGTATCAAAAATTTTGTCATTAAATGGTTCTTCACTTTGTGAAATTTTCAAACTCCACCtgttataataaattaatttctgcttatttattCCATAAACATAGAAATCTCTTacttaaaacaatataagaaaaccacagttttcattatttgattttaGCAAAGTTACTGAATATCAAATCCCTTTGCTGTTACAACAGCAATGCAACATATAGTGTGTGAAGAACGTTTACAGCAGgaattaattcattttaaccaTACACACAAGTTCTTTTTCTATAAGCGATATCCTAAGAACATTTCCAAATACAGATAGCCAAGTTCCCTCCAAAGAACATGTAAAGTAAGTTTTTCACTTCATGTGTAATTTCAAATCCAAATCCTTCCCCGACTACCGCATGCCAAGAAGCACCAAACTTTTTGTCCATTGTATCCTTAATCATCTTTGCtgcactctgaaaaaaaaatcacatatatcAATAAATGCATGACGTCTACTcggtgcaaaaagtggataattGTACTAATATAAAGAAGCTTTACCCACTTTTTGCATTGAAAAgctgatttgtttttttttttcaatgttagaCAGTAAAATGTCCTTCAATGATAATATCTgcatggtgttcacgagtgaaagtTAAGTTTCTAAATTGGCAACAATATATTTAACCAAACTCTCCCAAAGCTTCAGAATaaaaaattaagtaaataaaaatacaatgtatatgaatagcataatttttattatacattgcAAATAAAAGATTAGACTTAACATCTGAAAATGtgtcttgcatgcaaaacattatgATCCTATTCTGTTTCAAACCCTGTAACTAGATATGTCTAAAATTGTCATTTACCAAAAGGTTCACGGTGCACAATAacgtgacttgtgacgtttcaactggggtatcacgccaagcagaattcgtaaacaaaaccatgtttttgaaggtaaagtttttaaagatatatttttgtaaaatgacacctagctggtgcaagtccttatatcaatgcttacctccggtgatataacatatgtccgtgtctgctttagttttgctggtaacctggacaaaccgcaatgcttccacagcaagcgtattttcaaatggcttgaaCACCAAACCCAAGCGACTGTTCCTTGATAAACGACCAACTGCTTGACACCGCTGCGTTCTCTTTGATATCTACGATCATTTTGGTAGGATTTTCGCTCAAAAAAATAACGTATTTCTGGACAGATCGCCGAACTTGAAAAATGTCCGTTCCAAAGTcaaaagctctcacagaaagcaCTATTTCAAATCGCGATTTTCCCGTTCCTCTCATTGAATGCAATACCACAGTTAACGCAGGTTTCGTTTTTCCCCACCAACGCAATACTTTGTACAGTTTATACACGtggatagtgatattttcaagaaaatgtgggtAACTAAAAAACATGCTCTCACAGCCAGTTACTTCTGACCAATGCTTTCACATCAAGCACAAATATTTAGCTGACAGTTTAATTACTTTCTACTGTTAATTTTGCCAAGAAGATAAAGCAAAATGATTCTTATTTGACATATAGACTCTAGTTCTTTCCAAATTGGATttcacatgaattatcaaaagATGTAACGCAAATACTAAATTCACAGGAGCTTCACGgaggcacgtgcagttttcccgccaaaatgatTGAGGCAACGTCTGCTTCCCGTTCAATTTGGAAATCCTTTATGGCGTATAAGATTCtccgatatttacgcatatttaaGTCGTGTTTTCATTTGTTTCGACTGGCTCTTTACAACTTAGACCCTTTCAACCAAATATTCGGAAAATCTGCCGGTCAgttgacataaaatatatagaggatctttagtttaatcatattttgttgtatatatacacatatttaaaacacacacatacaaaagcatacataaatacatcaatgtaaatatacaaaagggttgggccagaagttataacaacattatcgggggCCCTGCCCTGACAAAGCAGACTATATGTTATTTAGAATTCTAACatgatccgcagcagttgctatataaacatatagcgaaatcgcctatacatgaatctacgataaaatatagctgttccattccaccctacgattgtaacatgactgtgagattctattctgcttccgttatatgccgactaaatactcgacttttccAATGCTAAGCagtagtaataaaatgtacatcaaattttcggaaacaaacaatttctaactgatgaatttatttgttaatatttttaccgtaagaaaatgtttcagcccggtaagtttcaacctCAACATCAGTGCATCTATCTGGTCGTgtacgtagtttacaatttctgcgctgtAAGCACCACGAATGTCAACTAGATTATACTTTGacattactaaaataaaattacaattcatgttccaatcttccagactcaagtgtttacgtgtttatatgccgcaatgttctggcgtgtatgtttcagtgccatcatgtagtgacgtgtactattttaagaaactgcatatatataaggtttgaataaagtatttacatCTGATTTCTATATGTGACCttagatattattgaaaatagcattttcacaacttaatactttaattaaaatttaatgaatatcggaaaattccgttttatgctaCGCTTTCCATTCCTGGGAGGTTTttgtaatagcatatggccagccgaatgacatgttgagctaaaatgtagtgctgtaaaatgcgcagaatttgcgtggttagaatcgaaataataaatatgttccaataattttatcagttaataaaatatgggcagtcgttcggatgcgaatattaaatcactcgtgctacgcactcgtgatttaattattatgcATCCGAACTCCtacccatattttattaactgataaaatatagggacatatttattatttcttaaatactgtGATATGTGTGAACAATCATATcaggaattgaaaaagaaaaaagaaaatatagtatGGTACTgcaaaaaaacagcaacaaaaaaaacatttatatattacagAAAAGCGAGAAAAAAAGATACAATACAATTGCCGCAGATCCATTATAGATGCAACCTTCCCAGTCCAATGCATttcatgtatgtaatattttagcagTGGTCCATTCTATCTTGATGTACATcattaaaatacagaaaactaaACAGTAAAGTAGTACAATAGTTATCAAAATCTCTTAGTTTCCTTTATGAAATGATGTACTTGATGAAATAAGAGCCTATTTTGAGCATCGTTCAGGATATCAATACCAAATAGTAATTTATTCGCGCTAAGTGGGTGGAACTGACGTGTATTTATAAAAAGATTTCTcctttgattgttttattttggaCATTTAAATAGAAAGTGTTCGGCATCTTCGATAGGATTTGCGATAAGGTGATTGTTATACAAATCTGAATTAAGGTTGCTACAATTATTTAGAGGATCTAAATTGATCTAGCACAATTTCTACAGAAATACGGTTTTGGAAAAGTCCTGTTGAGCCAATTTTAAAGCACACATGTATCATGTCCCGACGCCGACAAGGCTTGTCATTTCATTGGACatgatatttgaaaaattagtcactaaattttagaataatgatattatgaggtacatgtttagtaaatgtgttttattacacttttattaaatggCTAAAAAGCGAAATTAACACATTGTGATCATTTTGGCCGCATACTATTTTAcgaataacagaaaataataagtaGGATAATGCTTCGGAAACGATATCATCGTAAAACAGCTGACTTTGTCAATAAtagtttaaagcaaaaaaaaaaaaacaaacaaaaaagctgCAGGGCTTTCATTAGCTTTAATCAGGCGACAAAATATGATTTGAAACTAACAGAAGGTAAATTCATCCTGCAAATAATCAATCATGAGAGAAAAAATGATGTTCTCGAATTTTAGAGTTTAACATTGCACTGATACATATCCTTATCAATCCTTACTGATTTTGGCAATCAAACCAAACAATTTGATGGAAAAACAGACAAAACACGTGTGCAACAGCTTCAATACATGTTGGGCTAGCAATTACGTGCCACAGCTTTGCAC from Mercenaria mercenaria strain notata chromosome 2, MADL_Memer_1, whole genome shotgun sequence carries:
- the LOC123563216 gene encoding dynein axonemal light chain 4-like, whose amino-acid sequence is MGDATEEKKADASDAKRVVHTYPLIRHSDMNDEMRTEAMELCVTACEKFSSNNESAAKMIKDTMDKKFGASWHAVVGEGFGFEITHEVKNLLYMFFGGNLAICIWKCS